A region from the Rufibacter sp. DG15C genome encodes:
- a CDS encoding GIY-YIG nuclease family protein yields MKQRNYFVYITSNPTKTIFYVGMTNDLSRRLFEHRENRGKPETFAGKYYCYKLLYYERFTYVQHAIETEKELKLLSREEKVALIKTMNPKMLFLKIAD; encoded by the coding sequence ATGAAACAGCGTAATTACTTTGTCTACATCACGTCAAACCCAACAAAAACCATTTTTTACGTGGGTATGACCAATGATTTGAGCCGAAGGTTATTTGAGCACCGAGAAAATAGAGGAAAGCCAGAGACGTTTGCCGGGAAATACTACTGCTATAAGCTGTTGTACTATGAACGGTTCACTTATGTGCAACACGCCATAGAGACAGAAAAGGAATTGAAGCTCTTGAGCAGGGAGGAAAAAGTAGCTTTGATCAAAACAATGAACCCAAAGATGCTTTTTCTGAAAATAGCTGACTGA
- a CDS encoding 3-hydroxyacyl-CoA dehydrogenase/enoyl-CoA hydratase family protein, which yields MKRIIKKVAVLGSGIMGSRIACHFANIGVQVLLLDMVPRELLPEEQAKGLTLDNKPVRNRIVNTALQTAVTSNPSPLYKKEDVRLIQTGNFDDDLKDIASCDWTIEVVVENLKIKQSIFEKVEQFRKPGTLITSNTSGIPIHLMLEGRSEDFQKHFCGTHFFNPPRYLKLLEIIPTDQTDPEITAFLLKYGDLFLGKTTVLAKDTPAFIANRVGIYGIMQVLHVMEKLGLNVDEVDRLTGPVVGRPKSATFRTSDLVGLDTLAKVAQGLYQTGETDEKRDLFQLPAYIQQMLEKNWLGDKTKQGFYKKTKNEQGATEILTLDLNTMEYGPKKKVKFQSMEILKPIEDLRKRLKAFSQVQDKAGDFFRETSYGLFQYVTNRIPEISDELYRIDDAMRAGFGWELGPFETWDIFGVRETVSAMEAAGYKPADWVYEMLEGGHESFYRSQNNQRQYYDIPSKTYKVIPGTESFVLLDVLRGTNVVWKNAGASIIDLGDGILNVEFHTKMNALGSEVIQGLMKGVDLAEQDFRGLVVGNEAANFSAGANLGLVFMYALDQEYDELNLMIRQFQNAMMRLRYSAIPVVAAPHGLTLGGGCELCLHADHVQAAAESYIGLVEFGVGLIPGGGGTKELTLRTSAEYEEGDTEYNALRNAFMTIGTAKVSTSAAEAFDLKFLRRGDGITLNINRQLAEAKAAAIALAEAGYTKPTPKTNIKVQGRGGLGMFTTGAYAMQVAGFISDHDRKISEKLAYVMCGGDLSMPSEVSEQYLLDLEREAFLSLCGERKTLERIKSILTTGKPLRN from the coding sequence ATGAAAAGAATTATAAAGAAAGTGGCGGTCCTGGGCTCCGGAATCATGGGTTCCCGCATTGCCTGCCACTTCGCCAACATTGGGGTGCAGGTCCTGCTTCTGGACATGGTGCCCCGCGAACTGCTACCCGAGGAACAGGCCAAAGGTCTGACCCTGGACAACAAGCCCGTTCGCAACAGAATTGTCAACACGGCCCTGCAAACGGCGGTCACCTCCAACCCGTCTCCCCTTTACAAGAAAGAGGACGTGCGCTTGATTCAGACCGGGAACTTTGATGATGACCTCAAAGACATCGCATCATGTGACTGGACCATTGAAGTGGTGGTGGAGAACCTCAAAATCAAGCAGTCCATCTTTGAGAAGGTAGAGCAGTTCAGAAAGCCGGGCACGCTCATCACCTCCAATACCTCGGGTATTCCCATCCACTTAATGCTGGAAGGCCGCTCAGAAGATTTCCAGAAGCACTTCTGCGGTACGCACTTCTTCAACCCGCCGCGCTACCTCAAGTTGTTGGAGATTATCCCAACCGACCAAACCGACCCGGAAATCACGGCCTTCCTGTTAAAGTACGGCGACCTGTTCCTGGGTAAAACTACCGTACTGGCTAAAGACACGCCGGCCTTTATTGCCAACCGCGTGGGTATCTACGGCATCATGCAGGTGTTGCACGTGATGGAGAAACTGGGCTTGAACGTAGACGAGGTGGACCGCCTCACCGGCCCGGTGGTAGGCCGTCCAAAGTCGGCTACGTTTAGAACCTCTGACCTAGTGGGTTTGGACACGCTAGCCAAAGTAGCGCAGGGCTTGTACCAAACCGGCGAGACCGATGAGAAGCGCGACCTGTTTCAACTACCTGCCTACATTCAGCAGATGCTGGAGAAGAACTGGCTAGGCGACAAGACCAAGCAAGGCTTCTACAAGAAAACCAAAAACGAGCAAGGCGCCACCGAGATTCTGACGCTGGACCTCAACACCATGGAATACGGCCCTAAAAAGAAGGTCAAATTCCAGAGCATGGAGATTCTCAAGCCCATTGAAGATTTGCGCAAGCGTCTCAAGGCCTTCAGCCAGGTGCAGGACAAAGCCGGCGATTTCTTCCGGGAGACGTCGTATGGCTTGTTCCAGTACGTGACCAACCGCATCCCTGAGATTTCTGACGAACTCTACCGCATTGACGATGCCATGCGCGCCGGTTTCGGATGGGAACTGGGTCCGTTTGAGACTTGGGACATCTTTGGCGTGCGTGAGACCGTGAGCGCCATGGAAGCCGCCGGTTACAAACCCGCCGACTGGGTGTATGAGATGCTGGAAGGCGGTCATGAGAGCTTCTACCGCAGCCAGAACAACCAGCGGCAGTACTATGACATTCCTTCTAAGACCTATAAAGTAATTCCGGGCACCGAGAGCTTCGTGCTGTTGGATGTTTTGCGCGGCACCAACGTGGTTTGGAAAAACGCCGGAGCGTCAATCATTGACTTAGGCGACGGCATCCTGAACGTAGAATTCCATACCAAGATGAATGCCTTGGGCTCTGAGGTAATCCAAGGCCTGATGAAAGGCGTGGATTTAGCCGAGCAGGACTTCAGAGGACTAGTGGTAGGCAATGAGGCCGCTAACTTCTCAGCAGGTGCTAACTTAGGTCTGGTGTTCATGTACGCTCTGGACCAGGAGTATGATGAGCTGAACTTGATGATTCGTCAGTTCCAGAATGCCATGATGCGTTTGCGCTACTCGGCTATACCAGTGGTGGCCGCACCGCACGGCTTGACCCTAGGCGGAGGCTGTGAGCTTTGCTTGCACGCCGACCACGTGCAGGCCGCCGCTGAGTCCTATATTGGCTTGGTAGAATTTGGCGTGGGCTTAATCCCAGGCGGGGGCGGAACCAAGGAATTGACCTTGCGCACCTCCGCTGAGTATGAAGAAGGCGATACTGAGTACAACGCGCTTCGCAACGCCTTCATGACCATTGGTACAGCCAAAGTTTCTACCTCAGCGGCAGAAGCCTTTGATTTGAAATTCCTGCGCCGCGGGGATGGCATCACGCTCAACATCAACCGGCAATTAGCCGAAGCCAAAGCCGCCGCTATTGCCCTGGCAGAGGCCGGGTATACTAAGCCAACGCCTAAGACCAACATCAAGGTGCAGGGTCGTGGTGGATTGGGTATGTTCACGACCGGGGCGTACGCCATGCAGGTCGCCGGTTTTATCTCTGACCATGACCGCAAAATTTCTGAGAAACTAGCCTACGTGATGTGCGGTGGTGACTTGTCTATGCCGTCTGAAGTCTCTGAACAATACCTGCTAGACCTGGAGCGCGAAGCTTTCCTGAGCCTCTGCGGCGAGCGCAAGACCTTGGAGCGTATCAAGAGCATCTTGACTACGGGTAAGCCATTGCGCAATTAA
- a CDS encoding MarR family winged helix-turn-helix transcriptional regulator translates to MKASETVDYNIKVCWHAIARMYNTEAAKNDITTSIGFVLLNIDPEKGTPATKIAPLLGLEARSLTRILKSMEEKGLIYKQGDTVDKRSVRILLTELGLEKREVSRVTVRQFNKKVRELIPESQLQVFFQVIGQINELIESKKVF, encoded by the coding sequence ATGAAGGCATCTGAGACCGTAGACTATAATATAAAGGTATGCTGGCACGCCATTGCCCGTATGTACAATACAGAGGCGGCCAAGAATGACATTACCACGTCCATCGGGTTTGTGCTTTTAAACATAGACCCTGAGAAAGGCACGCCGGCCACCAAGATTGCCCCTTTGCTAGGATTGGAGGCACGTAGCCTTACCCGCATTCTCAAGAGCATGGAAGAGAAAGGTCTCATCTATAAGCAGGGAGACACGGTAGACAAGCGGTCGGTGCGTATTCTCTTGACGGAGCTGGGTCTAGAGAAGCGCGAAGTGAGTAGAGTTACCGTGCGCCAGTTCAACAAGAAGGTGCGCGAGTTGATACCAGAAAGTCAGCTGCAGGTCTTCTTTCAGGTGATTGGCCAAATCAATGAGCTCATTGAAAGCAAGAAAGTCTTTTAG
- a CDS encoding acetyl-CoA C-acyltransferase, with protein MQTAYIVAGFRSAVGKAPRGVFRFTRPDDLAADVIKHLLASVPQLDPARVDDLLVGNAVPEAEQGLQMGRMISLLSLPINVPGAIMNRYCGSGIETIATAAFKIQAGMADCIIAGGAESMSMVPVVGWKTVPNYKIAKEHPEYYLSMGLTAEAVANDFNVSREDQDAFAYASHQKAIRAIEEGRFKDQIVPINIEETYLDENGKKKTRSYVADTDEGPRADTSVEKLAKLRPVFATNGSVTAGNSSQTSDGAAFTIVMSERMVKELNLEPIARLVSYAAEGVDPRIMGMGPVKAIPKALKNAGMTLQDVDLFELNEAFASQSIAVIRELGIDPEKVNPNGGAIALGHPLGCSGAKLSVQLFNELRRQNKKYGMVTACVGGGQGVAGIYELLR; from the coding sequence ATGCAAACTGCCTATATAGTTGCCGGATTCAGAAGTGCAGTGGGGAAAGCGCCCCGCGGCGTATTCCGTTTCACCCGGCCAGATGATTTGGCCGCCGATGTAATCAAGCATTTGCTGGCATCGGTGCCGCAATTGGACCCCGCCCGCGTGGATGACCTTTTGGTTGGGAACGCGGTGCCCGAGGCCGAGCAAGGCCTGCAGATGGGACGCATGATTTCCCTCTTGTCTCTGCCCATCAACGTGCCCGGTGCCATCATGAACCGCTACTGCGGTTCTGGTATTGAGACCATCGCCACGGCGGCCTTCAAGATTCAAGCCGGCATGGCTGACTGTATCATTGCCGGCGGCGCCGAGTCTATGAGCATGGTGCCGGTAGTAGGCTGGAAAACCGTTCCTAACTACAAGATTGCCAAGGAGCACCCAGAGTATTACCTGAGCATGGGCTTAACCGCCGAGGCTGTGGCCAATGACTTCAACGTCAGCCGTGAAGACCAGGACGCTTTTGCCTACGCCTCGCACCAGAAAGCCATCAGGGCCATTGAGGAAGGCCGGTTCAAGGACCAGATTGTGCCCATCAACATAGAGGAGACCTACCTGGATGAGAACGGCAAGAAGAAAACGCGCTCCTACGTGGCAGACACAGATGAAGGCCCTCGCGCCGACACGTCTGTAGAGAAACTAGCCAAGCTGCGCCCGGTATTTGCCACCAATGGTTCTGTGACCGCAGGTAACTCATCGCAGACCTCAGACGGTGCCGCCTTCACCATTGTGATGAGCGAGCGCATGGTCAAAGAACTGAACCTGGAGCCTATCGCGCGCCTGGTGTCGTATGCCGCCGAAGGCGTGGACCCGCGCATCATGGGCATGGGCCCGGTGAAAGCCATTCCGAAGGCCTTGAAAAACGCCGGCATGACCTTGCAGGACGTGGACCTTTTTGAACTGAACGAGGCTTTTGCGTCCCAGTCCATTGCCGTCATAAGAGAATTAGGTATTGACCCAGAGAAAGTCAACCCGAACGGCGGCGCCATCGCCCTAGGTCACCCGCTGGGCTGCTCCGGTGCCAAGTTGAGTGTCCAGCTCTTCAATGAGCTTCGTCGTCAGAACAAGAAATACGGAATGGTGACTGCCTGCGTAGGCGGTGGCCAAGGCGTGGCAGGGATTTATGAGTTGTTGCGCTAG